A part of Olleya sp. Bg11-27 genomic DNA contains:
- the gldM gene encoding gliding motility protein GldM, whose protein sequence is MAGGKQSARQKMINLMYLVFIAMIAMTMSKEVLSAFGLMDKKFDRANELAIASNNGILTQLKTQADEKPDEFGSANKLANEISAISDDFYKFLGTVKADDIVKSGHYELEESGDLPYEEMDKGDKLDELWFTGDRLTKRGQEVLDRIEKYKTDIKAVLPNEGKWQPVIESFEKRFSTAAVKDNDGVEKKWLDYHFQGFPAIASYTKLTAMQNDVKATETNIYNGFLGNLVSNATSLKNYKAIVLADKSAFFAGEKFQGRVVLGKYANVVPTKMSVGDKEIDLTEAIDSTGAATLDFNVGNVGEHDIDGKFTFVEDGKELEIPIIGNYVVVPRPNSATISADKMNVVYRGVSNPMTISFAGVPDNKVNASGSGLSKSSGIGKYTMKPGSGKEVTISVTAKLDDGSSASDRAVFRIKDIPKPSGTIAGKSEGSLPRNNIEIGTIKAVLEDFDFDLPLTVTSFKIKVPGQATVNVSGSRLNGQAKTALRKARRGDAIQIFDIKSKSSGGPRIKPASPIAIELSN, encoded by the coding sequence ATGGCAGGAGGAAAACAGTCCGCAAGACAAAAAATGATTAACCTAATGTATTTGGTATTTATTGCAATGATCGCGATGACAATGTCAAAAGAAGTATTATCTGCATTTGGGTTAATGGATAAAAAATTTGATAGAGCTAATGAATTGGCGATAGCATCAAATAATGGAATTTTAACTCAGTTGAAAACACAAGCTGATGAGAAACCAGATGAATTTGGATCAGCAAATAAATTAGCGAATGAAATCAGTGCTATTTCGGATGACTTTTATAAGTTTTTGGGAACAGTTAAAGCTGATGATATCGTTAAAAGTGGTCATTATGAGTTAGAAGAAAGCGGTGATTTACCTTACGAAGAAATGGATAAGGGAGATAAACTTGATGAGCTTTGGTTTACTGGTGACAGATTAACCAAAAGAGGTCAAGAAGTTTTAGATAGAATAGAAAAATATAAAACGGACATTAAAGCTGTTTTACCTAATGAAGGAAAATGGCAACCAGTAATTGAAAGTTTTGAAAAACGTTTTAGTACAGCTGCCGTTAAAGATAATGATGGTGTAGAGAAAAAATGGCTAGATTATCATTTTCAAGGATTTCCAGCTATTGCATCTTATACTAAGTTAACTGCAATGCAAAATGATGTAAAGGCTACTGAAACTAATATTTATAATGGATTTTTAGGTAATCTTGTTAGTAATGCGACGTCTTTAAAGAACTACAAGGCTATTGTATTAGCTGATAAATCTGCATTTTTTGCAGGAGAGAAATTTCAAGGTAGAGTTGTGTTAGGTAAGTATGCAAATGTTGTACCTACAAAAATGAGTGTAGGAGATAAGGAAATTGATTTAACAGAAGCAATTGATTCAACAGGAGCAGCTACATTAGATTTTAATGTAGGTAATGTAGGAGAGCACGATATAGATGGTAAGTTTACTTTTGTTGAGGATGGTAAGGAACTAGAAATTCCAATAATTGGTAACTATGTTGTAGTACCAAGACCAAATTCTGCGACTATTTCTGCAGATAAAATGAATGTAGTATATAGAGGTGTATCTAACCCAATGACTATTTCTTTTGCAGGTGTACCTGACAACAAAGTTAATGCTAGTGGATCTGGTTTATCTAAGTCAAGCGGTATTGGAAAATATACAATGAAACCTGGATCAGGTAAAGAGGTTACAATCAGTGTAACTGCCAAACTTGATGATGGATCAAGTGCTTCCGATAGAGCGGTGTTTAGAATTAAAGATATCCCTAAGCCATCTGGTACTATTGCAGGGAAGTCTGAAGGTTCTTTACCAAGAAACAATATTGAAATAGGTACTATTAAAGCAGTACTAGAAGATTTCGATTTTGATTTACCTTTAACAGTAACGTCATTTAAAATTAAAGTACCAGGTCAAGCTACGGTAAATGTATCGGGTAGTAGATTAAATGGACAAGCAAAAACGGCTTTAAGAAAAGCTAGACGTGGAGATGCTATTCAAATATTTGATATTAAATCGAAGTCTTCAGGAGGACCAAGAATTAAGCCAGCAAGTCCAATAGCTATTGAGTTATCAAACTAA
- the gldN gene encoding gliding motility protein GldN, producing MNYKSLLAVVFGVCFASQAVAQSNVLNAKSPKEIGVRTEEQIALDNDNPLEYGYVDDRDIMFAKMTWEKVVLDERVNFPLYYPVDTNNIGKERRSLFDVLTKAIDEGNIKDVYNDSYFTGKRTKKELAQIRTAVDTMDIGYDQLNADGFVDPEYITTTTIASYDVSAYLIKGLWYFDKRQGELKYRLLGLAPAAPDVNYVNSNDEANKEPIPLFWIFYPDARDVLHEAKAFNAKNSAIPFSFDHILNSRRFNSVIFKEENVFGDRKVEEYIAENSLMQLLESERIKEKIRNFELDMWSY from the coding sequence ATGAATTATAAATCTTTATTAGCAGTTGTATTCGGAGTATGTTTTGCATCTCAAGCAGTTGCACAATCTAATGTTCTAAATGCTAAATCTCCAAAAGAGATTGGTGTAAGAACAGAAGAACAAATAGCGTTGGATAACGACAATCCTCTAGAATACGGTTATGTTGATGATAGAGATATTATGTTTGCAAAAATGACTTGGGAAAAAGTTGTTTTAGATGAGCGTGTAAACTTTCCTTTATACTATCCAGTGGATACAAATAATATCGGAAAAGAAAGGCGTTCTTTATTTGATGTTTTAACTAAGGCTATAGATGAAGGTAACATAAAAGACGTGTATAACGATTCTTATTTTACTGGAAAACGTACAAAAAAAGAGTTAGCTCAAATTAGAACGGCTGTAGATACTATGGATATTGGTTACGATCAGTTAAACGCTGATGGTTTTGTAGATCCAGAATATATTACAACAACTACTATTGCGTCTTATGATGTTTCTGCATACTTAATCAAAGGACTTTGGTATTTTGATAAACGTCAAGGAGAATTGAAGTACAGATTATTAGGTTTAGCTCCTGCTGCGCCAGACGTTAACTATGTTAACTCTAACGATGAAGCAAACAAAGAGCCTATTCCTTTATTCTGGATTTTCTATCCGGATGCAAGAGATGTGTTGCATGAAGCTAAAGCGTTTAACGCTAAAAATAGTGCTATTCCTTTTTCTTTTGATCACATATTAAACTCTAGACGTTTTAATAGCGTTATTTTTAAAGAAGAGAATGTATTTGGAGATCGTAAGGTTGAAGAGTATATTGCAGAAAATTCATTAATGCAGTTATTAGAATCTGAAAGAATTAAAGAAAAAATTAGAAACTTTGAATTAGACATGTGGTCTTATTAA
- the gldK gene encoding gliding motility lipoprotein GldK, which yields MNMKKFVLLTAVFALLVSCGSKDKGQLVGAKGKKWHPEKPYGMTLVPGGAFIMGKADDDLAGIHDAPAKTVTVAAFYMDETEITNSEYRQFVEWVRDSTIRTKLAILADEVGMTSEDGGIGEFAFKDADTTDSSAYEKYMMDNYSGLGETGYEGRKLNYDVDLLFDTAEYPDEYYVEVMDTMYLPLEESYNGQRTWDVTKFKFQYTYMDIAKAAKNKNLRRKDVIVREEVEIYPDTTSWIRDFAYSYNEPMHNDYFWHDAYSDYPVVGVSWQQAKAFCEWRTKYHNDYRRSRKIHNVGRYRLPSEAQWEYAARGGLQAATFPWGGPYAKNDRGCFMANFKPLRGDYAADQALYTVEADAYEPNDFNLYNMAGNVSEWVDSSYDPASYEYASTINPSVNDPSNKRKVVRGGSWKDVAYYLQVSSRDYEYSDSARSYIGFRTVQDYMGTDVTANSGQ from the coding sequence ATGAATATGAAGAAGTTTGTATTATTAACAGCGGTTTTCGCACTTTTAGTAAGTTGTGGATCAAAAGATAAGGGTCAGCTAGTTGGTGCTAAAGGAAAAAAATGGCACCCAGAAAAACCTTACGGAATGACATTAGTTCCTGGTGGAGCATTTATTATGGGTAAAGCGGACGATGATCTTGCTGGAATTCATGATGCACCTGCTAAGACAGTTACGGTAGCAGCATTTTACATGGATGAGACAGAAATCACGAATAGTGAGTATCGCCAGTTTGTAGAATGGGTAAGAGATTCTACTATTCGTACAAAATTAGCAATTTTAGCTGATGAAGTAGGTATGACATCTGAGGATGGTGGTATTGGAGAATTTGCATTTAAAGATGCAGATACTACAGATTCATCTGCTTACGAGAAGTATATGATGGATAACTATAGTGGTCTAGGAGAAACAGGCTACGAAGGTAGAAAGCTTAACTATGATGTTGATTTGCTTTTTGATACTGCAGAGTATCCTGACGAATACTATGTAGAAGTAATGGATACTATGTATTTACCATTAGAAGAATCTTACAACGGTCAACGTACGTGGGATGTTACTAAGTTTAAGTTCCAGTATACTTACATGGATATTGCTAAAGCGGCAAAAAATAAAAACCTAAGACGTAAAGACGTTATTGTTAGAGAAGAAGTAGAAATCTATCCAGATACTACGTCTTGGATTAGAGATTTTGCATATTCTTATAATGAACCTATGCATAACGATTATTTCTGGCATGATGCCTATAGTGATTACCCTGTAGTAGGCGTGTCATGGCAACAAGCTAAAGCGTTTTGTGAATGGAGAACAAAATACCATAACGATTATAGACGTTCAAGAAAAATACATAATGTAGGACGTTATAGATTACCGTCGGAAGCACAATGGGAATATGCTGCTAGAGGAGGTTTGCAAGCTGCAACTTTTCCATGGGGTGGACCTTATGCTAAAAATGATAGAGGTTGTTTTATGGCAAACTTTAAGCCATTACGAGGGGATTACGCGGCAGATCAAGCTTTATATACTGTGGAAGCTGACGCTTATGAACCTAATGATTTCAATTTATATAACATGGCAGGAAACGTATCTGAATGGGTAGACTCTTCTTACGATCCAGCATCTTATGAATACGCTTCAACTATTAACCCGAGTGTAAATGACCCAAGTAACAAACGTAAAGTGGTTCGTGGTGGTTCTTGGAAAGATGTTGCTTACTATTTACAAGTAAGTTCTAGAGATTATGAATATTCAGATTCGGCTAGAAGTTATATCGGATTCAGAACTGTACAAGATTATATGGGTACGGATGTAACTGCTAATTCTGGACAATAA
- a CDS encoding formimidoylglutamase, whose amino-acid sequence MNFNFLSPVSDTVLAHNQLLSPLCLGQKIKIHSEQQGIPDLDGVKIVILGVLENRNDVNYIGEDFNLNEIRKALYTLYPGNWSTNVVDLGDIEKGERAEDTYFALKETLTLLIERRIIPVIIGGSQDLTYTAYRAYDSLIPMVNIVNVDKSFDLGDTSKPINNTSFVGKIVLEQPYNLFNYSIIGYQTYFNSQEEIDLMDRLYFESYRLGEVSNDITLVEPVMRDANIVTVDLGALKASEVSLRQKVSPNGLDGKEICAVARYAGISNKVTSFGIYEYKPSQDDEITAMLVSQMIWYFIEGVNCRVKDDDFSNDDNHQKFITLAESHELIFYKSTKTGRWWIEIPFLANVNNKLKKHTLLPCTHQDYIDACNDIIPERWYKAYQKNSV is encoded by the coding sequence ATGAATTTTAATTTTCTTTCTCCAGTTTCAGATACTGTTTTAGCGCATAATCAATTATTGTCGCCTTTATGTTTAGGTCAAAAAATTAAAATCCATTCTGAACAACAAGGTATCCCTGATTTAGATGGGGTTAAAATTGTTATTTTAGGGGTTTTAGAAAATCGGAATGATGTTAATTATATTGGTGAAGATTTCAATTTAAACGAAATTAGAAAAGCATTATATACATTGTATCCTGGTAATTGGTCTACAAATGTGGTCGATTTGGGAGATATTGAAAAAGGTGAACGTGCTGAAGATACTTATTTTGCTTTAAAAGAAACATTGACACTTTTAATTGAGAGAAGAATCATTCCAGTTATAATTGGGGGTAGTCAAGACTTAACGTATACGGCTTATCGAGCTTACGACAGTTTAATTCCAATGGTTAATATTGTGAATGTTGATAAATCTTTTGATTTAGGAGATACATCTAAGCCAATAAACAACACAAGTTTTGTAGGTAAAATAGTACTGGAGCAACCATACAACCTGTTTAATTATTCGATCATCGGATATCAGACCTATTTTAATAGTCAAGAGGAGATAGATTTAATGGATCGCTTATATTTCGAGTCTTATAGATTAGGAGAGGTGTCGAATGATATTACATTAGTGGAGCCAGTAATGAGAGATGCAAACATTGTTACTGTTGACTTAGGTGCTTTAAAAGCATCAGAAGTAAGCTTAAGACAAAAAGTGTCTCCTAATGGGTTAGATGGAAAAGAAATATGCGCAGTAGCGCGATATGCAGGAATAAGTAATAAGGTGACATCGTTTGGTATTTACGAGTATAAACCATCTCAGGATGATGAGATAACAGCTATGTTAGTGTCGCAAATGATATGGTATTTTATCGAAGGTGTTAATTGCAGAGTTAAAGATGATGATTTTTCTAATGACGATAATCACCAAAAATTCATTACTTTAGCCGAATCGCATGAATTAATTTTTTATAAAAGTACAAAAACAGGACGTTGGTGGATAGAAATACCATTTTTAGCAAATGTTAATAATAAATTAAAAAAACATACGTTATTACCATGCACGCATCAAGATTACATAGATGCTTGTAATGATATTATACCTGAGAGATGGTATAAAGCCTATCAAAAGAATAGTGTTTAA
- the topA gene encoding type I DNA topoisomerase: MAKNLVIVESPAKAKTIEKFLGKDFKVESSFGHISDLPSKELGVDVEGDFDPKYEVSSDKKALVKKLKQLAKKAEMVWLASDEDREGEAIAWHLAESLDLDKDKTKRIVFHEITKAAIQKAVENPRQIDYDLVDAQQARRVLDRIVGYELSPVLWRKVKGGLSAGRVQSVSVRLIVERERDIQNFTPEASYRIDAEFSNEAGQSFKAKLPKTFSTKKEALDFLESNASADFKVADLTKKPAKKSPAAPFTTSTLQQEASRKLYFSVSKTMTMAQRLYEAGLITYMRTDSVNLSDEARKGAEKEIVAAYGKEYSKERNFKGKSKGAQEAHEAIRPTDFKTHSVDIDYDQARLYDLIWKRAIASQMSEAQLERTNVKIEANTHNQTFTANGEVIKFDGFLKVYLEGTDDEDLEQEGMLPAMKTNETLLNKYITATERYSRAPYRYTEASLVKKLEELGIGRPSTYAPTISTIQNRNYVEKGAIDGVEREYTQLVLEEGTVKDNMLSEKVGSDKGKLVPTDIGMIVTDFLVNHFESILDYNFTAKVESQFDDIAEGKEDWKKMMKTFYKKFHPVVVDVQENADRESGERILGKDPKTGKQVSVRLGKFGPMVQMGTVDDEEKPTFASLSPDQQLGSITYEEAMDLFKLPRTLGQYEDEDIEVNNGRFGPYVKYGKKFVSLAPGQDPISIEFKDAIELIKEKEIADAPVYSYKGHGVTKGKGRFGPFIKWNGLFINVNKKYDWDTLTNEEIEELVDAKIQKEIDKVIHNWEEEGIRVEKARWGRHNILKGKVKIELPKTVDAAALTLEEVKDMIEKKAPKKKAAAKKKAPAKKKTATKKTAAKKPAAKKKAPAKKK; the protein is encoded by the coding sequence ATGGCGAAGAATTTAGTAATAGTTGAGTCACCTGCAAAAGCAAAAACAATTGAAAAATTTTTAGGAAAAGACTTCAAAGTCGAATCCAGTTTTGGGCATATCTCTGACTTACCATCTAAAGAATTAGGAGTAGATGTAGAGGGGGATTTTGATCCAAAATATGAAGTCTCTTCAGATAAAAAAGCACTAGTAAAAAAATTAAAACAACTTGCCAAGAAAGCCGAAATGGTTTGGTTAGCAAGTGATGAAGATAGGGAAGGAGAGGCAATTGCATGGCATTTAGCAGAATCTCTAGACTTAGATAAAGATAAAACAAAACGTATTGTTTTTCATGAGATTACTAAAGCAGCCATCCAGAAAGCAGTTGAGAACCCAAGACAAATTGATTACGATTTAGTAGATGCGCAACAAGCCCGTCGTGTATTAGATAGAATTGTAGGTTATGAGTTGTCTCCGGTTTTATGGCGTAAAGTAAAAGGAGGTTTGTCTGCAGGTCGTGTACAATCGGTATCTGTTAGGTTAATTGTAGAGCGTGAACGCGACATCCAAAACTTTACACCAGAAGCATCTTATAGGATAGATGCTGAGTTCTCAAATGAAGCGGGGCAATCGTTTAAAGCTAAATTACCAAAAACATTTTCGACTAAAAAAGAAGCCTTAGATTTCTTAGAAAGTAATGCTAGTGCCGATTTTAAAGTAGCAGACTTAACTAAAAAACCGGCTAAGAAATCACCTGCAGCACCATTTACTACGTCAACATTACAACAAGAAGCATCACGTAAATTATATTTTTCTGTTAGTAAAACCATGACCATGGCACAACGTTTATACGAGGCCGGTTTGATTACTTATATGAGAACAGATAGTGTCAATTTATCTGATGAAGCTAGAAAAGGAGCAGAGAAAGAGATTGTAGCAGCCTACGGTAAAGAATATAGTAAGGAACGTAATTTTAAAGGAAAGTCTAAAGGAGCGCAAGAAGCTCACGAAGCGATTAGACCGACAGATTTTAAAACACACAGCGTAGATATAGATTACGATCAAGCTCGTTTATACGATTTAATTTGGAAACGCGCCATCGCATCGCAAATGAGTGAAGCACAATTAGAGCGTACAAACGTAAAAATTGAAGCAAACACGCATAACCAAACGTTTACAGCAAACGGAGAGGTTATTAAATTTGATGGATTTTTGAAAGTCTATTTGGAAGGTACAGATGATGAAGATTTGGAGCAAGAAGGCATGCTTCCTGCAATGAAGACTAACGAGACCTTACTTAATAAGTACATTACAGCAACGGAGCGTTACAGTCGTGCGCCGTACAGATATACGGAAGCTTCTTTAGTAAAGAAACTAGAAGAGTTAGGTATTGGACGTCCGTCTACTTATGCACCAACAATTTCGACCATTCAAAATAGGAACTATGTAGAAAAAGGTGCTATAGATGGTGTCGAGCGTGAGTATACACAATTAGTATTAGAAGAAGGAACAGTAAAAGATAACATGCTTTCGGAAAAAGTAGGTTCAGATAAAGGTAAGTTAGTACCAACCGATATTGGGATGATTGTTACGGACTTTTTGGTTAACCATTTTGAAAGTATATTAGATTATAATTTTACCGCTAAGGTCGAAAGTCAGTTTGATGATATTGCCGAAGGTAAAGAGGACTGGAAAAAAATGATGAAAACCTTTTATAAGAAGTTTCATCCAGTCGTTGTAGATGTTCAGGAAAATGCAGATAGAGAATCTGGTGAACGTATTTTAGGTAAAGATCCAAAAACAGGAAAGCAAGTCAGTGTGCGTCTTGGTAAATTTGGTCCTATGGTACAAATGGGAACGGTAGATGATGAAGAAAAACCAACATTTGCAAGTTTAAGTCCTGATCAGCAATTAGGTAGTATTACCTATGAAGAAGCAATGGATTTATTTAAACTGCCTAGAACTTTAGGTCAGTATGAAGATGAAGATATTGAGGTCAACAATGGTCGTTTTGGACCGTATGTAAAATACGGTAAAAAGTTTGTGTCCTTAGCGCCAGGTCAAGATCCAATAAGTATAGAGTTTAAGGATGCTATTGAATTAATTAAAGAAAAAGAAATAGCAGATGCGCCAGTTTATAGTTATAAAGGACATGGTGTAACTAAAGGTAAAGGACGTTTTGGTCCATTTATTAAGTGGAACGGGTTATTTATTAATGTGAATAAAAAATACGATTGGGACACTTTAACTAATGAAGAAATTGAAGAATTAGTAGATGCTAAAATTCAAAAAGAAATAGATAAAGTAATCCATAATTGGGAAGAGGAAGGTATCCGTGTAGAAAAAGCACGCTGGGGTAGACATAATATTTTAAAAGGTAAAGTTAAAATAGAGTTACCTAAAACAGTAGATGCTGCAGCTTTAACTTTAGAAGAGGTTAAGGATATGATTGAAAAGAAAGCGCCAAAAAAGAAAGCTGCTGCAAAAAAGAAAGCGCCGGCTAAGAAGAAAACAGCGACTAAGAAAACTGCTGCAAAAAAGCCAGCAGCAAAGAAAAAAGCACCAGCAAAAAAGAAATAG
- the gldL gene encoding gliding motility protein GldL, with amino-acid sequence MAQKGKLSTMNMVYGLGAAIVIIGALFKIQHWPYGSLILTIGMIVEAVVFTLSAFEKQGGELDWSLVYPELAGGASLGAKKDAKEEPKDAEGLLSKKLDNLLKDAKIDGELMASLGNSIKNFEGAAKGISPTVDSMAATKKYGEEMTLAAAQMESLNSLYKVQMESASRQASINEEAVENATKLKEQMQSLASNLSSLNGVYGGMLTAMNKN; translated from the coding sequence ATGGCACAAAAAGGAAAACTTTCAACAATGAATATGGTTTATGGATTGGGAGCAGCAATCGTAATTATTGGAGCTTTATTTAAAATTCAACACTGGCCTTATGGATCACTTATTTTAACAATAGGGATGATTGTAGAAGCAGTTGTATTTACATTATCTGCTTTTGAAAAGCAAGGAGGCGAATTAGACTGGTCATTAGTTTATCCTGAATTAGCTGGAGGTGCTTCATTAGGGGCTAAAAAAGATGCAAAAGAAGAGCCTAAAGATGCTGAAGGTTTATTATCTAAAAAATTAGACAATTTATTAAAAGATGCTAAAATTGATGGTGAATTAATGGCAAGCTTAGGAAATAGTATTAAAAATTTCGAGGGTGCTGCAAAAGGAATTTCTCCAACTGTAGATTCTATGGCTGCAACTAAAAAGTATGGTGAAGAAATGACCCTAGCTGCTGCACAAATGGAGTCTTTAAACAGTCTTTATAAAGTACAAATGGAAAGCGCTAGTCGTCAAGCATCAATTAATGAAGAAGCTGTAGAAAATGCAACTAAATTAAAAGAACAAATGCAATCTTTAGCATCTAACCTATCTTCTTTAAATGGAGTATACGGTGGTATGCTAACTGCAATGAACAAAAACTAA